The following are encoded in a window of Gemmatimonadaceae bacterium genomic DNA:
- a CDS encoding NmrA family NAD(P)-binding protein, with product MKPILVIGATGRTGRHLVDELARLGAPVRALTRRPTESDFPAGVEVVTGDLTAPDSLDAAFHRIGPAFFVWTEGLEAAAAVIDRLAAAAPSRIVHLSSPHRTPHPFFQQPNALRAVHAEIERLLEGGGVPTTMLRPGMISSNALYWWAPQTRVGDIVRWPYAAAATAPIDERDIATVAARALLDDRHAGADYVLTGPEALTHEQQVHAIGEAIGRPLRFEELSPDQFRRETAGTWPPQVVEMLLAAWGAALGHPAFVTSTVAEVTGMPARTFANWAIDNAAAFNRSA from the coding sequence TTGAAGCCCATTCTCGTGATCGGCGCCACCGGTCGAACCGGGCGTCATCTGGTCGACGAATTGGCTCGGCTCGGCGCGCCGGTCCGCGCGCTCACGCGTCGGCCGACCGAGTCGGACTTTCCAGCCGGCGTCGAGGTCGTGACGGGCGACTTGACGGCGCCCGATTCGCTCGACGCGGCGTTCCATCGCATTGGACCGGCATTTTTTGTTTGGACCGAAGGGCTAGAGGCCGCCGCGGCCGTGATCGACCGACTCGCGGCCGCAGCGCCGTCGCGCATCGTTCACCTCTCGTCGCCACATCGGACGCCGCATCCCTTCTTTCAGCAGCCGAACGCGTTGCGCGCCGTGCACGCTGAAATCGAGCGCCTACTCGAGGGCGGCGGCGTGCCGACGACGATGCTCCGGCCCGGCATGATCTCGTCGAACGCGCTCTATTGGTGGGCGCCGCAAACTCGCGTGGGCGACATCGTGCGTTGGCCGTACGCCGCGGCGGCAACAGCGCCGATCGACGAGCGTGACATCGCCACCGTCGCCGCGCGCGCACTGCTCGACGATCGTCACGCGGGAGCGGACTACGTTCTCACCGGCCCCGAAGCGTTGACGCACGAGCAGCAAGTACACGCCATCGGCGAAGCGATAGGACGGCCGCTCCGTTTCGAGGAACTTTCGCCGGACCAGTTTCGGCGAGAGACGGCGGGCACCTGGCCGCCGCAGGTCGTCGAGATGTTGCTGGCGGCGTGGGGTGCCGCGCTCGGTCACCCGGCCTTCGTCACGTCCACCGTGGCGGAAGTCACGGGCATGCCGGCGCGCACGTTCGCCAACTGGGCCATTGATAACGCGGCGGCCTTCAACCGCTCGGCCTGA
- a CDS encoding histidine kinase — translation MQTPSIRPPPWIVVSTIWILPAVLGSLDSLAQQGLFGETIRYRQVLFNGLDWLLYGVLTPFVIVLSRRFPLAHPIRARNVAIHVAFALLFCLAWAGGGTLLRMALLPNSFDGSIGRFYLSWVFTTFPFGAGVYFSIVGVEHALRYFAEARDREAQVSRLSNQLTGARLAALEARLNPHFLFNSLNTVNVLVRDGENVAATRVIEQLSDVLRTTLDRSRASEVSLEDELALLRQYLAVEQARFSDRLRPTIDVPPELLSAAVPSFALQHLVENAVRHGIARRSAAGRIAVSARRDGAMLELTVRDDGGGLTGTPQQAGGHGIENTRERLRTLYGDAATVELVPAPDQGAIARLRIPYRDIVVDEGRTDDTQ, via the coding sequence GTGCAGACGCCATCGATACGCCCGCCACCGTGGATCGTCGTCTCCACGATCTGGATTCTCCCCGCGGTACTCGGCTCGCTCGACTCGCTCGCCCAACAAGGTCTGTTCGGCGAGACGATTCGCTATCGCCAGGTGCTGTTCAACGGGCTCGATTGGCTGCTCTACGGCGTGCTCACGCCGTTCGTCATCGTGCTGTCGCGGCGATTTCCCCTCGCGCATCCGATCAGGGCGCGCAACGTGGCCATTCATGTCGCGTTCGCGCTGCTTTTTTGTCTCGCGTGGGCGGGAGGCGGCACGCTTCTCAGGATGGCGCTGCTGCCGAATTCGTTCGACGGCAGCATCGGCCGATTTTACCTGAGCTGGGTGTTCACGACGTTTCCCTTCGGCGCCGGGGTCTACTTTTCGATCGTCGGCGTGGAACACGCGCTCCGCTATTTCGCCGAGGCGCGCGATCGTGAGGCGCAGGTCTCGCGGCTGTCGAACCAATTGACCGGCGCGCGTCTCGCCGCGCTCGAGGCGCGGCTCAACCCGCACTTTTTGTTCAACAGCCTCAACACCGTCAACGTTCTGGTGCGCGACGGCGAGAACGTCGCGGCAACTCGCGTGATCGAGCAGCTCTCGGACGTGCTCCGGACGACGCTCGACCGCTCGCGCGCGAGCGAAGTGTCGCTCGAGGACGAGCTCGCGTTGCTCCGCCAGTACCTCGCCGTCGAGCAGGCCCGTTTCTCCGATCGATTGCGGCCGACCATCGACGTTCCGCCCGAACTGTTGTCCGCCGCGGTGCCGAGCTTCGCGCTTCAGCACCTCGTCGAGAATGCGGTGAGGCACGGCATCGCTCGGCGATCGGCGGCCGGGCGAATCGCGGTGTCGGCGCGGCGGGATGGGGCCATGCTCGAGCTGACGGTGCGCGACGACGGCGGCGGACTCACGGGAACACCGCAACAGGCGGGCGGACATGGCATCGAAAACACCCGCGAACGCCTGCGCACTCTATACGGCGATGCGGCGACCGTGGAGCTCGTCCCCGCTCCGGACCAGGGCGCGATCGCGCGGCTGCGGATTCCGTATCGTGACATTGTCGTCGACGAAGGTCGGACCGATGACACGCAATAG
- a CDS encoding LytTR family DNA-binding domain-containing protein: protein MTRNSWRVLIADDEPAARRGVRQLLAPYPRYAVVGECRDGREVLAALDSVSPDLLFLDVQMPEIGGFEVIQRRGVERMPVVVFLTAYDQFAIRAFDAEALDYLVKPVSETRFAATIKRVEKRLAGGRAERDPRIVVTTSRGVVVVPLHEIDWIEAADYYARVWVGAKSYLLRESLLHLERRIATHGFVRAHRQALIRVDGVRALATNGSGDLTAVLASGAKVPVSRRRRAAVAAAVRKRSR, encoded by the coding sequence ATGACACGCAATAGTTGGCGCGTGCTGATCGCCGACGACGAGCCCGCGGCGCGCCGAGGCGTGCGGCAATTGCTGGCGCCGTATCCTCGATACGCGGTCGTGGGTGAATGCCGCGACGGACGAGAGGTCCTCGCGGCTTTGGACTCGGTGAGTCCGGACCTGCTCTTTCTCGACGTTCAGATGCCCGAGATCGGCGGGTTCGAAGTGATTCAGCGGCGCGGCGTCGAACGCATGCCGGTCGTCGTGTTCCTCACGGCGTACGACCAGTTCGCCATCCGCGCGTTCGACGCCGAGGCGTTGGATTATCTCGTGAAGCCGGTGAGTGAGACGCGATTCGCGGCCACGATCAAGCGCGTCGAAAAACGGCTCGCCGGCGGCCGGGCGGAGCGCGATCCGCGCATCGTCGTCACGACCTCTCGCGGCGTCGTCGTGGTTCCGCTACACGAAATCGATTGGATCGAGGCCGCGGACTACTACGCGCGTGTCTGGGTCGGCGCCAAAAGTTATCTGCTGCGCGAGTCGTTGCTGCATCTCGAGCGCCGAATCGCGACGCACGGATTCGTCCGCGCGCATCGCCAGGCGCTCATTCGAGTCGACGGTGTGCGCGCGCTCGCGACGAACGGCTCCGGCGACTTGACCGCGGTGCTCGCCAGCGGCGCGAAGGTGCCGGTATCTCGCCGCCGGCGCGCCGCGGTCGCCGCCGCGGTCCGCAAGCGCTCGCGTTAG
- a CDS encoding winged helix-turn-helix domain-containing protein, which produces MSDNIDFIPVRRRRLSEELADRIMGSIAAGRLRPGDQLPPITGMARSFRVAPATVREALAHLEAKRIVEIRQGAGVFIAASAA; this is translated from the coding sequence ATGAGTGACAATATCGACTTCATTCCGGTGCGACGCCGCCGGCTGTCGGAAGAGCTGGCCGACCGGATCATGGGATCGATCGCGGCGGGGCGGCTTCGGCCGGGCGATCAACTCCCTCCGATTACCGGGATGGCGCGGTCGTTCCGCGTCGCGCCGGCGACGGTGCGGGAGGCGTTGGCTCACCTCGAGGCGAAACGGATTGTCGAGATCCGGCAGGGCGCGGGCGTTTTCATCGCCGCCAGTGCGGCGTGA
- a CDS encoding ABC transporter permease, with amino-acid sequence MSLLDSVRYRLRVFTRSRQHEQELAEEMEFFVNAEARQREHAARGDVSAKAARDGARRRFGNATYYREEARRISGLDVIDTLGQDAAFALRTFARTPVFTAVAVATLAIGIGANTAIFSAVDTLLLTPLPFKAPDRLMNVALTVPATSASRARDDLVWSYPKVEAFRESQNVFSDLTAWFSTQNTVRVGDDALRLSGEFVDSHYFATLGIVPALGRAMLPTENRVGGPAVVVISDELWRAGFNADPSVIGKRIDVDIATLTIIGVAPPGFAGVSGKAKLWLPFLSDPPVWDNALFRDPYNHSFFVIGRLAPGVTPDRAAAISRELGPRIDARFPETGPHSRHWGIAARTLDATRIRDDDRRTLFLLFSAVGMVLLVACANVANLFLVRAAGRRREIAVRLAIGASRARLIRQLLVESVLLAIAGGVASLAVAWVGVGIISEVRPGLWSSQSDSGVGTVFTDQIHLNIAAFAFTAAIALATGLVFGLVPAMQSTRPELTESLKTETGVASRSAISRRLSMRDAITAFEIALAVVLLAGSGVLVRSLVQLVAIRPGFDPQRVLTMRVNRAAAWSRDSISRFYDVAVDRLRSLPGVKEVAIADCSPQSGGCSVENVDVLDRATGPQRIGTGLHWITPSWTDVLHVPLVRGRSIERSDAIGAPLVVVVSQSAAREFWPSDDAIGKRLILHAHDTARVVGVVGDVRFYGVQQPPRPDIYISYYQFPMSFRMMVHMLTAGDPAVVAEPARRALREVAPGFPVYDVASMETRIGSVLAGSRFLAQLLSLFAVLALVLATIGTYGTISYAVAQRTREMGVRIALGATPRDLTRLVVGRGLVLAAAGGAVGLVGASAAVRLIRAQLYGVEPTDPVTLVGIVVLLAIAVVAASWVPARRAAGIPAVEALRGG; translated from the coding sequence ATGTCACTCCTCGATTCGGTCCGATACCGGCTGCGGGTGTTCACGCGGTCGCGCCAGCACGAGCAGGAGCTGGCCGAAGAGATGGAATTTTTCGTGAACGCCGAAGCGCGCCAACGAGAGCACGCGGCTCGCGGCGACGTCTCGGCGAAAGCGGCGCGAGACGGCGCGCGGCGGCGCTTCGGCAACGCGACGTACTATCGCGAAGAAGCACGGCGAATCTCCGGACTCGACGTCATCGACACGCTGGGGCAGGATGCGGCATTCGCGCTCCGCACGTTCGCGCGAACGCCGGTGTTCACCGCGGTCGCCGTCGCGACGCTCGCCATCGGGATCGGCGCGAACACGGCGATTTTCAGCGCCGTCGACACGCTGCTCCTCACGCCGCTGCCGTTCAAGGCGCCCGACCGTCTCATGAACGTCGCCCTCACGGTTCCGGCGACCAGCGCGAGCCGCGCGCGCGACGATCTCGTCTGGTCGTATCCGAAGGTCGAGGCGTTTCGGGAGAGTCAGAACGTCTTCAGCGATCTCACCGCCTGGTTCAGCACCCAGAACACGGTGCGCGTGGGCGACGACGCGCTGCGTCTCTCGGGCGAGTTCGTAGACTCGCACTACTTCGCGACGTTGGGCATCGTGCCTGCCCTTGGCCGCGCGATGCTTCCGACGGAGAACCGCGTCGGCGGTCCGGCTGTCGTCGTGATCTCCGACGAGCTGTGGCGCGCCGGGTTCAACGCCGATCCGTCCGTCATCGGCAAGCGGATCGACGTCGACATCGCGACGTTGACCATCATCGGCGTCGCGCCACCGGGCTTCGCCGGAGTGAGCGGCAAAGCCAAGCTCTGGCTGCCGTTTCTGAGCGACCCGCCCGTCTGGGACAACGCGCTGTTTCGCGACCCGTACAATCACTCCTTCTTTGTGATCGGTCGGCTGGCGCCCGGCGTGACGCCTGACCGCGCCGCGGCGATCTCGCGCGAGCTGGGCCCCCGGATCGACGCGCGTTTTCCCGAGACCGGCCCGCATTCGCGTCATTGGGGGATCGCCGCGCGGACACTCGACGCGACGCGTATCAGGGACGACGACCGTCGCACCCTCTTTCTGTTGTTCAGCGCCGTCGGCATGGTGCTGCTCGTCGCCTGCGCCAACGTGGCGAATCTGTTTCTCGTGCGCGCCGCGGGCCGGCGCCGCGAGATCGCGGTGCGGCTGGCGATCGGTGCGTCGCGCGCTCGCCTGATCCGCCAACTCCTCGTGGAAAGCGTACTGCTCGCGATCGCCGGCGGAGTGGCGAGCCTCGCCGTCGCGTGGGTCGGCGTGGGAATCATCTCGGAGGTCCGCCCGGGGCTCTGGAGCTCGCAGAGCGATAGCGGCGTCGGCACGGTGTTCACGGACCAGATCCATCTGAACATCGCGGCGTTCGCGTTCACCGCCGCGATCGCGCTCGCCACCGGGCTGGTCTTCGGCCTCGTTCCCGCGATGCAGTCGACGCGGCCCGAGTTGACGGAATCGTTGAAAACCGAGACCGGCGTAGCGTCGCGCTCGGCGATCTCGCGCCGCCTTTCGATGCGCGACGCCATCACGGCCTTCGAGATCGCGCTCGCCGTCGTATTGCTGGCGGGTTCCGGAGTTCTCGTGCGCAGTCTCGTTCAACTGGTGGCCATTCGCCCCGGTTTCGACCCGCAGCGCGTGCTTACGATGCGAGTGAACCGCGCTGCGGCGTGGTCACGGGATTCCATTTCACGGTTCTACGACGTAGCCGTCGATCGACTTCGATCGCTTCCCGGCGTGAAGGAGGTCGCGATCGCCGATTGTTCGCCGCAGAGCGGAGGGTGTAGTGTCGAGAACGTCGATGTGCTCGACCGCGCGACGGGGCCGCAGCGGATCGGAACCGGCCTGCATTGGATCACGCCCAGCTGGACCGACGTGCTCCACGTACCTCTGGTGCGCGGACGGTCGATCGAGAGGTCGGACGCGATCGGCGCGCCCCTTGTCGTGGTCGTGAGCCAAAGCGCCGCTCGTGAGTTCTGGCCGAGCGACGACGCGATCGGCAAGCGCCTGATTCTCCACGCCCACGACACGGCGCGCGTGGTCGGCGTCGTGGGCGACGTTCGGTTCTACGGCGTTCAACAGCCGCCACGGCCGGACATCTACATCTCGTACTATCAGTTTCCGATGAGCTTTCGGATGATGGTCCACATGCTCACGGCCGGCGACCCCGCGGTGGTCGCCGAGCCGGCTCGCCGCGCGCTGCGCGAAGTGGCACCCGGTTTCCCCGTCTACGACGTGGCGTCGATGGAGACGCGTATCGGTTCGGTGCTGGCCGGGTCGCGGTTCTTGGCGCAGTTGTTGTCGCTGTTCGCCGTGCTTGCGCTCGTGCTGGCGACGATCGGCACCTACGGCACGATCTCGTACGCCGTCGCCCAACGCACGCGGGAGATGGGCGTTCGCATCGCTTTGGGGGCGACACCGCGCGATCTCACGCGTCTCGTCGTCGGGCGCGGGCTCGTGTTGGCGGCGGCGGGCGGCGCTGTGGGTTTGGTCGGAGCGTCGGCCGCAGTGCGCCTCATTCGCGCCCAGCTCTACGGCGTCGAACCGACGGATCCCGTCACGCTCGTGGGGATCGTCGTTCTGTTGGCGATTGCGGTCGTCGCCGCGAGCTGGGTCCCGGCGCGGCGCGCGGCCGGGATTCCAGCCGTCGAGGCGCTTCGCGGAGGATGA
- a CDS encoding PadR family transcriptional regulator, with protein MAGLDSKKNELLKGTLDMLVLQTLSVRPLHGYGIAQQIEALSEDALRVEQGSLYPALERLQKKGWITSRWGESPTGRRARYYTLTAAGRRQLGNEISSFDAMLVAINRVLRRA; from the coding sequence ATGGCCGGTCTCGACTCGAAGAAGAACGAGCTGCTCAAGGGCACGCTCGACATGCTCGTCCTGCAGACGCTGAGCGTCCGGCCGCTGCACGGGTACGGCATCGCGCAGCAGATCGAGGCATTGTCCGAGGACGCGCTGCGCGTCGAGCAGGGCTCGCTCTATCCCGCGCTCGAGCGCCTGCAAAAGAAGGGCTGGATCACGTCGCGGTGGGGCGAGTCGCCGACCGGACGCCGCGCGCGCTACTACACGCTCACCGCCGCGGGCCGCCGGCAACTGGGCAACGAGATCTCGAGCTTCGACGCCATGCTCGTCGCGATCAACCGCGTGCTGCGGCGCGCCTGA
- a CDS encoding VOC family protein, translated as MAIVIRRFGSQLEAQPMELSLITAPRLTSLAPQLLVEDLDRSIAFYQKLGFTFGDPWEGFYAIGHLDGLELHLKESPKSDTYRRERREHEHLDAAAGVDGIEAFYERCVANGITISQPLQATDWGTKDFYIEDPDGNVVSFGGRPAAG; from the coding sequence GTGGCGATCGTCATTCGTCGCTTCGGCTCACAACTGGAGGCACAGCCGATGGAGCTTTCGCTCATCACAGCGCCGCGACTCACGTCGCTGGCTCCCCAATTGTTGGTCGAGGATTTGGATCGCTCGATCGCGTTTTATCAAAAGCTCGGCTTCACGTTCGGCGATCCGTGGGAGGGCTTCTACGCGATCGGCCATCTCGACGGTCTCGAGCTTCACCTGAAGGAATCGCCGAAGAGCGATACCTATCGACGGGAACGACGCGAGCACGAGCACCTCGACGCGGCGGCTGGTGTGGACGGCATCGAGGCGTTCTACGAGCGGTGTGTCGCAAACGGCATCACGATTTCCCAGCCGCTCCAGGCGACGGACTGGGGGACGAAAGACTTCTATATCGAGGACCCCGACGGCAACGTCGTCTCGTTCGGAGGGCGACCGGCCGCGGGATAG
- a CDS encoding HIT family protein, translating into MPCIFCEIVAERAPASFVYRDDLVSAFMTLQPTAPGECLIIPNTHVDHFSDVPESVAAHIMTVAQRIGRRMRAVFPLQRVGYLVHGYGVAHAHFIIVPQQGPHHLTSDRFARIVDGEIVFDLSRVPEADRQTLDAHARLLAQAE; encoded by the coding sequence ATGCCGTGCATCTTCTGTGAGATCGTCGCCGAGCGCGCGCCGGCGAGCTTCGTCTATCGCGACGATTTGGTGTCGGCGTTCATGACATTGCAGCCGACGGCGCCCGGGGAATGCCTCATCATCCCCAACACCCATGTCGATCACTTCAGCGACGTTCCCGAATCCGTGGCGGCGCACATCATGACCGTCGCGCAGCGCATAGGGCGCCGAATGCGCGCCGTCTTTCCTCTTCAGCGGGTCGGCTATTTGGTTCACGGCTACGGCGTCGCGCACGCGCATTTTATCATCGTCCCGCAGCAAGGCCCGCATCATCTGACCTCGGACCGCTTCGCCCGCATCGTCGACGGCGAGATCGTCTTCGACTTGAGTCGCGTGCCCGAGGCGGACAGGCAGACGCTCGACGCTCACGCGCGTTTGCTGGCGCAGGCGGAGTGA
- a CDS encoding nuclear transport factor 2 family protein: MTSTPADLTLLNAALVGAPDPEIVALETRLRAAQLAADVATLDELIGEDLLFVGPNGQLSTKRQDLDAHATGVVRFREHVPEELRVRRVGARVAIASLRTRLVVDMAGMLDRGTYQYTRVWARDEGGDWRVVGGHVSAVK, from the coding sequence GTGACTTCGACGCCGGCCGACCTGACGTTGCTGAATGCGGCCCTCGTCGGCGCGCCCGATCCGGAGATCGTGGCACTGGAGACTCGGCTGCGGGCCGCGCAGCTCGCCGCGGATGTCGCGACGCTGGATGAGCTCATCGGGGAAGATCTTCTGTTCGTCGGGCCGAACGGGCAACTGTCGACGAAGAGGCAGGATCTCGACGCGCACGCGACCGGCGTCGTGCGATTTCGTGAGCACGTTCCAGAAGAGCTCCGAGTGCGGCGCGTCGGGGCTCGGGTGGCCATAGCCAGCTTGCGAACACGGCTCGTCGTCGACATGGCCGGCATGCTCGATCGCGGCACGTATCAATACACCCGCGTGTGGGCCCGCGATGAAGGCGGCGATTGGCGCGTCGTCGGCGGGCACGTGAGCGCGGTGAAATGA
- a CDS encoding biopolymer transporter ExbD, with amino-acid sequence MTAKTQSVLSAEPNVTPMIDVLLVVIIVFMVAMVRVRHTIDAVLPSPCVGACGASAQVVLEVLPGPSYRINKRPISEHELLPELNRVYASRPEKIIHVAGDPRVRYDDIIAAMDVAKSAGVRVIGIAPKALSADR; translated from the coding sequence ATGACGGCCAAAACGCAATCCGTTCTATCCGCGGAGCCCAACGTGACGCCGATGATCGACGTGCTGCTGGTCGTAATCATCGTATTCATGGTCGCGATGGTTCGAGTGCGCCATACGATCGACGCAGTGTTGCCCAGTCCGTGCGTGGGCGCTTGTGGGGCCTCGGCACAGGTCGTCCTCGAGGTGTTGCCCGGGCCGAGTTATCGCATCAACAAGCGGCCAATCTCCGAGCATGAGCTCTTGCCCGAGTTGAACCGCGTCTACGCGTCACGGCCGGAGAAGATCATTCATGTCGCCGGAGATCCACGCGTTCGCTACGACGACATCATCGCGGCGATGGACGTCGCGAAGTCGGCGGGGGTGCGTGTGATCGGCATAGCGCCGAAGGCACTGTCAGCCGACAGGTGA
- a CDS encoding class I SAM-dependent methyltransferase: MEIEEAIDLLRDAVGKRQGVWADLGAGTGTFTRALAALLGPGSTIYAVDDDVTAVRALADLPGDSDVRIVPVRANFTRPLELPGLGTGTMPLDGILFANALHFVRDATGTLTRLAQTLRGGGRVIVVEYDRRLPSPWVPHPIPVARWPKMAAAAGLVEATVTATRPSMYSGILYVGAATRP; this comes from the coding sequence ATGGAGATTGAAGAAGCGATCGATCTGCTTCGCGACGCCGTCGGTAAACGCCAAGGCGTCTGGGCCGACCTTGGCGCGGGGACCGGCACGTTCACTCGCGCGTTGGCCGCGCTTCTCGGTCCCGGCAGCACCATCTACGCGGTCGACGATGATGTGACTGCCGTGCGTGCGCTCGCGGACCTGCCGGGCGACAGCGACGTGCGCATCGTGCCCGTGCGCGCGAACTTCACGCGCCCGCTCGAGCTGCCCGGTCTGGGAACGGGAACCATGCCACTCGACGGAATTCTTTTCGCGAATGCGTTGCACTTCGTTCGCGACGCAACCGGGACGCTGACGCGTCTCGCTCAGACCCTGCGCGGCGGAGGGCGAGTCATCGTCGTCGAGTACGACCGGCGGCTGCCGAGCCCGTGGGTCCCGCATCCGATTCCCGTCGCGCGATGGCCGAAGATGGCCGCCGCGGCGGGGCTGGTCGAAGCGACCGTCACGGCGACGCGTCCGTCGATGTATTCAGGAATTCTCTACGTCGGCGCCGCCACGCGACCGTAG
- a CDS encoding VOC family protein — MASVQVRYIVDDVDEAIPFYVEQLGFELQMHPAPAFAMLTRGELRLVLSAPNPSAGGGQPMPDGTTQQPGGWNRFAIEVADLPATIERLNNAGVHFRNSLVTGVGGKQVIVDDPSGNPVELFEPTMASARMSNG; from the coding sequence ATGGCCAGTGTTCAAGTCCGCTACATCGTCGACGACGTCGACGAGGCGATTCCGTTCTACGTCGAGCAGTTGGGCTTCGAGCTTCAAATGCATCCGGCCCCCGCGTTCGCGATGCTCACGCGCGGCGAGCTGCGTCTCGTGCTCAGCGCACCCAATCCGTCCGCCGGCGGCGGTCAACCGATGCCCGACGGTACCACGCAGCAACCCGGCGGGTGGAATCGTTTCGCGATCGAGGTCGCGGATTTGCCGGCGACGATCGAGCGGTTGAACAACGCCGGCGTCCATTTCCGGAACAGCTTGGTGACTGGTGTCGGCGGCAAGCAGGTCATCGTCGACGACCCTTCGGGGAATCCGGTGGAACTCTTCGAGCCGACGATGGCGTCGGCGCGCATGTCGAACGGCTGA